The Streptomyces durmitorensis genome contains the following window.
GGTGTTCTCGGTTGTGCCGCGTCCGCCGGATGGCGGTCGCGCCTGACGCCCGCGATGCGCCGTGCCACAAAGGACCGAGAGGCGCTGGCACCTGGCTTTTCAGGGCCTGGTGTCGGGGCGTGCGAAGTCGACCCGGTGACCCGGATCGCCACAAGAAGTGTACGGGACCCGCGAGGCAGCGGGTGACGCCGCTGTCCACAACCAGCTGGTCATCCACAGATCCACGCCATGATCCCCGCGGACGGGCCCGGCGCGGGACGGTTCTGGCATGTCTCACATGCGACGAGAGCTGAGCCTGGCGCTGTTGACCGTGGTGCTGATCACTGCGGTGATCCTGCCCGCGGGCGCTGCGGGTGGACCGGCGCCGAGGGCGGGTGGAGCGCCGGTGCCGGGGGCGGGTGGCGTGCCCGGCGGAGAGCCGGTGCCGGGGGCGGGTGGCGTGCCCGGCGGAGAGTCCGTGCCGAGGGTGGGCGGTGCGCCCGGCGGCGAGCCCGTGCCGAAGGTGGGCGGTGCGTGGCCCGTGGGGGTGCGGCCCCCTGTCGTACGGGGCTGGGAGCCCCCTGCGACGGAGTACGGCCGGGGGCACCGGGGCGTGGATCTCACGGCGCCGCCGGGTGCCGTGGTCCGGGCTGCGGCTCCGGGCAAGGTCTCTTTCGCGGGCCGGGTGGCCGGCCGGGGAGTGATCGCGGTGGAGCTGGCGGGCACGGGGGATCCACCGCTGCGCACGACGTACGAGCCGGTGCGGGCCACGGTCAAGAAGGGCGCCGAGGTGGCGGCGGGCGAGGCCCTTGGGGTGCTGGAACTCCCCACGGCCCACTGCCCGGGCAGCTGCCTGCACTGGGGCCTGCTGCGGGCCGACGCATACCTGGACCCCCTGTCACTGATGCCACCGTGGCTCCTGCGGCGCGGGGCGTCCCGCCTGCTGCCGGTGAAGGGCGTGCCGGTACCGGAGGCCGAGGTGCCGGAGGCCGAGGTACCGGAGGCCGAGGTGCCGGAGGCCGAGGTGCCGGAGGTCCGCGTTCCGATGCCGGGGGTCGACGTGCCGATGCCCGAGGTAGATGTGCCGATGCCGGAGGTCCGCGACCCGATGCCGGAGGTCCGCGAGCGAGGCCTCAGCCCCGCACGCCCCGCAGCGCCATGGCGACGGCCGCTTCGGTGATGGCGGACGGATCCTCGGCGGCGCCCAGCTCGATCCGCCGCACAGCCGCGTCCACGACACCCTGCAGGAGCATCGCCGCGAGCCGGGGCTCTGCATGCCCCAGGTCGCGCAGCGCCTCGCCGATCATGGCGACGAGCCCACCGTGCGCGGCACGGATCTTCTCCCGCGCCCCCGCGTCCAGCTCGGCGGCGGAGATCGCGACGACGGCGCGGTGCCGCCGGTCCCCCACCAGATCGAGCTGCCGCCTGACGTACGCCTCGACCTTGCCCTCGGCGGAGTCCGCACCCTCCATCGCCGCCGAGACCTCCGCGGCCCAGACGGGGAAGTCAACCTCGCAGAGCTCTTCCACGACCGCGGCACGCGACCGGAAGTACTCGTACACGGATGACCGCGCGAGCCCCGTGCGCTCGGCGAGAGCGGGGAAGGTCAATGCCTCCGTACCGCCCTCGGACAGCAGGGACCGCGCGGCGTCCAGGAGGGCGCCCCGCTGCATCGACCGGTGCTCGGCCACAGAGGCCGCTCGAATCCTTGGCACGCCCTCCACTCTACGGACGTGACCGCGGGGACGGGAGTCGATCCACCTCGAAGAACCCCACACCCCCACCGCACGGCACAGGCCGGGGGCAGGGACGATTCAGCGCGCTCAGCGGCCGAAACTCGCCAGCTTCGCCCGCAGCTGGAGCACCGATTTCGTGTGGATCTGGCTCACCCGGCTCTCCGTCACCCCGAGCACATTGCCGATCTCGGCGAGCGTGAGACCTTCGTAGTAGTAGAGCGTGACGACGGTCTTCTCCCGCTCCGGCAACGTGTTGATCGCGCGCGCGAGCAGCCGCCGCAGCTCGCGGTCCTCGGCGACCTCCACGGGGTTGTCGGCCGCGGTGTCCTCGAGCGTGTCCATCAGGCTCAGCCGATTGCCGCCCTCGCCGCCGGCGTGCAGGAGCTCCTCCAGAGCCACTACGTTCGCCAGCGACAACTGGCTGAAAACAGCGTGCAGTTCCTCCAGCGCGATCCCCATCTCGTGGGCGACCTCGCTCTCCGACGGCGTGCGCCGCAACTGCGCCTCGAGCGTGGCGTAGGCCCGCTCGACGTTGCGCGCCTTCTGCCGCACGGACCGGGGAATCCAGTCGAGCGCACGGAGTTCGTCGATCATCGCGCCACGGATGCGGGTGATCGCGTACGTCTCGAACTTGATGGACCGTTCGATGTCGAACTTCTCGATCGCGTCGATCAGACCGAACACCCCGGACGAGACGAAGTCCGCCTGCTCGACATTGGGCGGCAGCCCCACGCTGACCCGTCCCGCGACGTACTTCACCAGCGGCGAGTAGTGCAGGATCAACTGCTCGCGCAGCCGCCCGTCCCCCGTCTCCTTGTACGACCGCCACAGCTCGTCCAGCGACGAGGGCGCGGGGGGCCGCTCCTGCTCGCCGCTACGGGCGGCGGGGGGAGCTGCCGCCCGATCGGACCCTGAGGTGTGCTGGGGCATTCGTTGCCTTGAGCCGTTCTGCCGTGAACTGGTGAGGTCGCGCGAGCCGATGGATTCGCCCGCGCCCGCGAGGTGGTGGGATTGCGTGAAGTGAATGAGGTTGTCCGTCTGCCGTCTGCTTGCCTGTGGTTGCCTGTCCGCGTCGGAATCCTTGTGAGCGTAGCGTGACTGGAGTGTCGCAGTGTGCGAACAGTAGGGGATCCCGCGTACGCAGATACGTTCCGCTGGGCGCCCCACCGAGTTCCCCTCGTCGCCTTCTGTGACGACTCCGGAGGGCCAACTACGTGTCTTTGCAAGGCCGTCGGGGGTTCATCCAGACGGCCGAACACACTCGGTCACGAACCCCCTCCCTTCGGGAAGACCGACACAATCGCCTGGCGTGTCAACTGCCAGCCGTCGCCGTGTCGTTCGACGAACCCCAGTGAGCGCAACTCGTACAGCCGACCGATCGCTTCGTCCGCCACCGTGCCCGCGCCGAGTGCGACCTCCCGAACCGACGCGCTCCCCCGGGCGGGCAGCGCCGCCAGGACACGCGCCGCGTCCGGGGCGAGCAGATCGCGCGGCACGACGGGACCGCGCCGCTCCGGGGCCAGCTCGCCCATGTCGCCGACCAGCTCGACGACTTCCGCCGCGTCGGTGACCAGAACGCCGTCACCCCGCAGCAGCTCATGCACCCCCGCCGAGAGGCCGCTGGTGGCGGGGCCCGGCACCCCCATCGTGAACCGGCCGAGCTCCTGCGCACTGCGCGCCGTGGCGAGCGCCCCGCTGCGGTAGGCCGCCTCGACGACGACGCTGCCCCGGGTGAGGGCGGCGATCACGCGGTTCCGGAGGATGAATCTGCTGGGCGTGGGGTGGTCGCCGGGCGGCAACTCCCCCACCACCAGGCCTTGTTCCGCGATTCTCTTGATCAACTCGGCGTGTCCTCGCGGATAGGCCCGGTCGACCCCGCACGCGAGCACCGCGACCGTGGCCCCACCGGCCCCCAGAGCTCCCCGGTGGGCGGCCCCGTCCACCCCATAGGCACCACCCGACACGACCACCCAGCCCCGCTCGGCGAGCCCCGCGCCGAGGTCGGCCGCCATGTGCGCCCCGTACTCCGTGCAGGCCCGTGCGCCGACCACGGCCACCGACCGCAGCGCCCATATCCGCAGGCTGGGCCGCCCCCGCACCCACAGCCCCACCGGCCGCGCGTCCCCCAGGTCGTCCAGCTGGACGGGCCACTCCGCCTCCCCCGGGCACACGAACCGCACCCCCGCGTCCCGTGCCACCGCCAGGTCCCGCTCGGGCCGCGCCTTGCCTGCCCGCGCCCGCAGCCCTTCCCAACGCGCCGGCGTCACCCCGTCAAGGCGCTCCTCCCCCTCGGTCAGCCGCCGCACCACTTCGACGGCCCCGGTCTCCCGCAACCATCGCCCTCCCACCTCGTCCCCCGGTTCGAGAATCCGGGTCAGGGCGACCCTCGCCAGCCGCTCCTCCTTCGGGCCGGGGCCCGAGGCCGAGGCCGCTCCCGAAGCCGATCCCGATGCCGAGGTCATGTCAGCGCCCCGATCGCCATCGGCACGCCCCGCGACACCCCCGTACGCAACTGCAGCGCCAGGGCCACGTCCTGCGCGGCAGGCCGGTCGCGTCCCGCGAGGTCCGCGACGGTCCAGGCGACCCGCAGGACTCGGTCGAGCCCCCGGGCGGTCAGGAAGCCACGCTCCAGGTCCAGTTCGGCCGCGTCCAGGGCGCCCGGCTCGGCGGGCCACCGGGTGCGCAGGGCGTGCCCCGGCACTTCACTGTTCGTCCGCCATCCGGTGCCGGTCAGCCTGGCCGCCGCTCGCTCCCTGGCGGCGCGCACCCGGTCGGCGACGGTCTGCGTGGAGTCGCCCCGCGTGCCGTACCCGGCCAGCTCGGACCGTGTGACGGGCTCCACCTCGACCTTGAGGTCGACCCTGTCGAGCAGCGGGCCCGAGAGCCGGGCCTGATAGCGGCGGACGGTGGACGCCGGGCATTCGCAGCCGTCGCCAAGGAGGGTGTGCCGACCGCAGGGACAGGGGTTGGCCGCGAGCACCATCAGGAACTTCGCGGGCAGCCGCACCACTCCCGCACTGCGGGCGATCACCACATGTCCCGATTCCAGGGGCTGGCGCAAGGAGTCCAGGGTCTGGCTGCTGAATTCCGGCGCCTCGTCGAGAAAAAGCACCCCACGGTGCGCCAGCGAGACCGCCCCCGGCCGCGCGATTCCCTTGCCGCCACCCACAAGCGACTGCATGGTCGCGGAGTGGTGCGGCGCGCAGTACGGCGCGGTGTCCACCAGGGGCTTGCCCGGCGGCAGCATGCCCGCCACGGAGTGGACGGCGGTCACCTCCAGGGACTCCTCCCGACTCAGCCGGGGCAGGATCGCCGGCAGCCGCTCCGCGAGCATCGTCTTCCCGGCGCCCGGCGGGCCCTGCAGAAAGAGGTGGTGTCCGCCCGTCGCCGCCACCTCCACGGCGGTGCGGGCCGACGCCTGTCCGACGACATCGGCGAGGTCCAGCGCGAGGGCGTCGTCCAGACCGCCGCTGAGCCCCGTGCCCACACCGGTTCCGGGCACACAGAGCCCGGCGAGCATCGGATCGGGCCGGCCGGGCTCGTCCGGCTCCTCCTCCGGCACCGGCTCATCGGTCAGCACGGCGATCAGCTGGCGCAGGCTGCGCACCCCGAGCACCGAGACCCCCGGCACCAGCGCGGCCTCGGCCGCCGTGCACTCCGGGACGACGACCTGCTCATAGCCCGCGTCCGCCGCCGCGAGGACCGCGGGCAGCACTCCCCTGACCGGCCGCACCCGCCCGTCGAGACCCAGCTCACCGATCATCACGATGTCGGTGAGGGTCCGCGGATCGATCCGCTCCGCCGCACCGAGCACAGCGCAGGCCACCGCGAGATCGAAGCCGCTGCCGCCCTTGGGCACCGAAGCCGGGCTGAGGCCGACCGTGAGTTTCTTCTGGGGCCATTCCCCGCCCGAGTTGACCACCGCGGCCCTGACCCGGTCCTTGCTCTCCGTCAGGCTCTTGTCCGGGAGCCCGACCAGCGTGAACGCCGCGACGCCGGGCTCCAGATCGGCCTGCACCTCGACGACCACGCCTTCGACGCCCACCAGCGCCACGGAACACGTACGCGCGAATCCCATCTCAGGCCACCCCCCGCGCGTGCTCCACGACAGGGGCGCCGCGGCGTGGGATCAGCACGCCGACGAGGTCGATCCGCACCCCGCCCGGCGGTGGGCCGCCGCGTTCCTCGATCCAGCGCTCGGCGAGGCGCCTCAGCCGCTCCGCCTTGGTCCGGCCCACGGCCGCCATCGGATGCTGATACATCCCCGAGCCGACCAGACCTGCTCTGCGCGTCTTGACCTCGCAGACGACCAGCGCTTCGCCGTCCATGGCCACGATGTCGATCTCACCGGTTCTGCCACCGCGCCAGTTGCGCTCCAGAACCGTCATTCCGGCTTCTCCGAGCCGCCGCGCGGCCAGATCTTCGCCGTACCGCCCGAGTGCCCCCCGTGCGTTCATGTCGGCACCACCTCCGACATCCACACTGGGACTCAGCCCCGAGCGTTGTGGATCTTGGTGGACGACTCACGCGTTGTGGATAACTCGCCCACCCGACCCGGTGAAGCCGATGCACCACACAAAGCCGGTGCACCAAACAAACCCGGTGCACCAGGCGAACCCGGTGGACTCAGCCTCCCGGCAGCTCGAGATCGCTCTTGTTGAGCTCCTCGATATTCACGTCCTTGAACGTCAGGACGCGTACCTGCTTCACGAACCGTGCGGGCCTGTACATGTCCCACACCCAGGCGTCCGCCATGGACACCTCGAAGAAAACCTCACCCTGGACCGAGTGCACCTGCATCTCGTAGTCATTCGTGAGGTAAAAGCGCCGTTCGGTCTCGATCACATATTTGAACAGACCGACGACATCGCGGTACTCCCGGTAGAGCTTCAGCTCCATCTCGGTCTCGTACTTCTCGAGGTCCTCGGCGCTCATGGCATGTTCCCCTTCAGCCGTGCGTCCCCCTATTGTGCGTCAGCCCCTGGAGCCTCTACACGATTTCCGTGTCGAGGGTCTCGGGCCGGCTCGGAGGACCCTCGTCGAGCAGCCTGCGAAGCAGCTCGGCGAGCCTGGTCGGATACACCGTCTCATGTGCCTCGGTCAGTTCCTGGCACGTCCACCAACGCGCTCCGGCGACACTCCGCTGTTCCAGCTCCGTCAGCCCTGTGGCCTGCGTGGACGTCTGTGACGTACGCGCCAGGAAGTACCGCTCGTCCTGGTCCCAGCGCCGTCCGGCGAAGGGGAAGGAGCAGATCCGCTGCCACAGGGCGGGGCCGAGCTCGACCTCGGTGATGCCCGTCTCTTCCATCAGTTCACGCAGTGCGGCCTGTTCATG
Protein-coding sequences here:
- a CDS encoding M23 family metallopeptidase, which encodes MRRELSLALLTVVLITAVILPAGAAGGPAPRAGGAPVPGAGGVPGGEPVPGAGGVPGGESVPRVGGAPGGEPVPKVGGAWPVGVRPPVVRGWEPPATEYGRGHRGVDLTAPPGAVVRAAAPGKVSFAGRVAGRGVIAVELAGTGDPPLRTTYEPVRATVKKGAEVAAGEALGVLELPTAHCPGSCLHWGLLRADAYLDPLSLMPPWLLRRGASRLLPVKGVPVPEAEVPEAEVPEAEVPEAEVPEVRVPMPGVDVPMPEVDVPMPEVRDPMPEVRERGLSPARPAAPWRRPLR
- a CDS encoding TetR/AcrR family transcriptional regulator, with product MAEHRSMQRGALLDAARSLLSEGGTEALTFPALAERTGLARSSVYEYFRSRAAVVEELCEVDFPVWAAEVSAAMEGADSAEGKVEAYVRRQLDLVGDRRHRAVVAISAAELDAGAREKIRAAHGGLVAMIGEALRDLGHAEPRLAAMLLQGVVDAAVRRIELGAAEDPSAITEAAVAMALRGVRG
- the whiG gene encoding RNA polymerase sigma factor WhiG; this translates as MPQHTSGSDRAAAPPAARSGEQERPPAPSSLDELWRSYKETGDGRLREQLILHYSPLVKYVAGRVSVGLPPNVEQADFVSSGVFGLIDAIEKFDIERSIKFETYAITRIRGAMIDELRALDWIPRSVRQKARNVERAYATLEAQLRRTPSESEVAHEMGIALEELHAVFSQLSLANVVALEELLHAGGEGGNRLSLMDTLEDTAADNPVEVAEDRELRRLLARAINTLPEREKTVVTLYYYEGLTLAEIGNVLGVTESRVSQIHTKSVLQLRAKLASFGR
- the dprA gene encoding DNA-processing protein DprA; this translates as MTSASGSASGAASASGPGPKEERLARVALTRILEPGDEVGGRWLRETGAVEVVRRLTEGEERLDGVTPARWEGLRARAGKARPERDLAVARDAGVRFVCPGEAEWPVQLDDLGDARPVGLWVRGRPSLRIWALRSVAVVGARACTEYGAHMAADLGAGLAERGWVVVSGGAYGVDGAAHRGALGAGGATVAVLACGVDRAYPRGHAELIKRIAEQGLVVGELPPGDHPTPSRFILRNRVIAALTRGSVVVEAAYRSGALATARSAQELGRFTMGVPGPATSGLSAGVHELLRGDGVLVTDAAEVVELVGDMGELAPERRGPVVPRDLLAPDAARVLAALPARGSASVREVALGAGTVADEAIGRLYELRSLGFVERHGDGWQLTRQAIVSVFPKGGGS
- a CDS encoding YifB family Mg chelatase-like AAA ATPase, with the protein product MGFARTCSVALVGVEGVVVEVQADLEPGVAAFTLVGLPDKSLTESKDRVRAAVVNSGGEWPQKKLTVGLSPASVPKGGSGFDLAVACAVLGAAERIDPRTLTDIVMIGELGLDGRVRPVRGVLPAVLAAADAGYEQVVVPECTAAEAALVPGVSVLGVRSLRQLIAVLTDEPVPEEEPDEPGRPDPMLAGLCVPGTGVGTGLSGGLDDALALDLADVVGQASARTAVEVAATGGHHLFLQGPPGAGKTMLAERLPAILPRLSREESLEVTAVHSVAGMLPPGKPLVDTAPYCAPHHSATMQSLVGGGKGIARPGAVSLAHRGVLFLDEAPEFSSQTLDSLRQPLESGHVVIARSAGVVRLPAKFLMVLAANPCPCGRHTLLGDGCECPASTVRRYQARLSGPLLDRVDLKVEVEPVTRSELAGYGTRGDSTQTVADRVRAARERAAARLTGTGWRTNSEVPGHALRTRWPAEPGALDAAELDLERGFLTARGLDRVLRVAWTVADLAGRDRPAAQDVALALQLRTGVSRGVPMAIGALT
- a CDS encoding YraN family protein, with the protein product MNARGALGRYGEDLAARRLGEAGMTVLERNWRGGRTGEIDIVAMDGEALVVCEVKTRRAGLVGSGMYQHPMAAVGRTKAERLRRLAERWIEERGGPPPGGVRIDLVGVLIPRRGAPVVEHARGVA
- a CDS encoding DUF2469 domain-containing protein, with translation MSAEDLEKYETEMELKLYREYRDVVGLFKYVIETERRFYLTNDYEMQVHSVQGEVFFEVSMADAWVWDMYRPARFVKQVRVLTFKDVNIEELNKSDLELPGG
- a CDS encoding NUDIX hydrolase is translated as MSAEAQPLRRVARVVLLDPQDRILLLHGHEPEDTADDWWFTPGGGLEGDETHEQAALRELMEETGITEVELGPALWQRICSFPFAGRRWDQDERYFLARTSQTSTQATGLTELEQRSVAGARWWTCQELTEAHETVYPTRLAELLRRLLDEGPPSRPETLDTEIV